A genomic window from Streptomyces sp. HUAS YS2 includes:
- the galK gene encoding galactokinase, translating into MTVAADFTRLYGTAPDGVWAAPGRVNLIGEYTDFNDGFVLPMALPHTAVAAVARRDDGVLRVHSADVEEGVVQLDVDALEPRSGAGWAAYPAGVVRALREAGHPVTGADIHLASTVPTGAGLSSSAALEVVTALALDELYGLGLTRPELARLAQRAENDFVGVPCGVMDQMASACAAPGHALFLDTRDLSYRQVPFDLGAVGLRLLVVDTRVKHALGDGAYAERRAGCEAGARALGVRALRDVPYVHLPDALARLSDPTVRRYVRHVVSDDERVRRTIELLDAGEVRKVGPVLTEGHASLRDDLRVSCAELDLAVEAANAAGALGARMTGGGFGGSAVVLVEATGPQGADVVAAAVEKAFAEAGFTAPRIFEAVPSEGARRL; encoded by the coding sequence ATGACGGTCGCAGCGGACTTCACCCGGCTCTACGGGACCGCGCCGGACGGCGTCTGGGCGGCGCCCGGCCGGGTCAACCTGATCGGCGAGTACACCGACTTCAACGACGGATTCGTGCTGCCGATGGCGCTGCCGCACACCGCGGTCGCGGCCGTCGCCCGGCGCGACGACGGCGTCCTGCGGGTCCACTCCGCCGACGTCGAGGAGGGCGTCGTCCAGCTCGACGTCGACGCCCTCGAACCCCGCTCCGGCGCCGGCTGGGCCGCGTACCCGGCCGGCGTCGTGCGGGCGCTGCGCGAGGCGGGGCACCCGGTCACCGGGGCGGACATCCATCTGGCCTCGACCGTCCCCACCGGCGCCGGGCTCTCCTCCTCGGCCGCCCTGGAGGTCGTCACCGCGCTCGCCCTGGACGAGCTGTACGGGCTCGGGCTGACCCGGCCCGAGCTGGCGCGGCTCGCCCAGCGCGCCGAGAACGACTTCGTCGGCGTGCCGTGCGGGGTGATGGACCAGATGGCCTCGGCGTGCGCGGCCCCCGGGCACGCCCTGTTCCTGGACACCCGCGACCTTTCGTACCGTCAGGTCCCCTTCGACCTCGGCGCGGTGGGGCTGCGGCTGCTCGTCGTCGACACCCGCGTGAAGCACGCGCTCGGCGACGGCGCGTACGCCGAGCGCCGCGCCGGCTGCGAGGCCGGTGCGCGGGCGCTCGGGGTGCGCGCGCTGCGCGACGTGCCGTACGTGCACCTGCCCGACGCCCTCGCCCGGCTGAGCGATCCGACGGTCCGGCGCTACGTCCGGCACGTGGTCTCCGACGACGAGCGGGTGCGCCGGACGATCGAGCTGCTCGACGCCGGCGAGGTCCGCAAGGTCGGTCCGGTGCTCACCGAGGGGCACGCCTCGCTCCGGGACGATCTGCGGGTTTCCTGCGCGGAGTTGGACCTCGCCGTCGAGGCGGCGAACGCGGCCGGGGCGCTCGGCGCGCGGATGACCGGCGGCGGCTTCGGCGGCTCCGCCGTCGTCCTCGTCGAGGCGACCGGGCCGCAGGGTGCGGACGTGGTGGCCGCGGCGGTCGAAAAGGCCTTCGCCGAGGCCGGGTTCACCGCGCCGAGGATCTTCGAGGCGGTGCCCTCCGAAGGCGCGCGGCGCCTCTGA
- a CDS encoding response regulator transcription factor, translated as MVRIRVLVVDDHRIFAESLAAALAAEPDVDVAAAGSGPAALRCLDRAAGEGRRFDVLLVDADLGVMGAPAVARAVPDDGEAAVDGISLVAGVRSAQAGVRTIVLAEKDDPRRAALALQAGACGWVAKDCSLQRLLAVIRGVLRDETHLPPALLTGVLRELTAARKHRTESEQLVESLTPREREVLRCMVAGLGRKAVAERLFLSPHTVRTHMQNVLGKLGVHSTLAAVALARRAGVGPAELAGDVVERGGQLA; from the coding sequence GTGGTCCGTATCCGGGTCCTGGTGGTGGACGACCACCGCATTTTCGCCGAGTCGCTCGCCGCGGCCCTCGCGGCCGAGCCGGACGTCGACGTCGCCGCCGCGGGAAGCGGCCCGGCGGCGCTGCGCTGTCTGGACCGCGCGGCCGGCGAGGGCCGCCGGTTCGACGTGCTGCTCGTCGACGCCGACCTCGGCGTCATGGGAGCGCCGGCCGTCGCCCGCGCCGTGCCGGACGACGGCGAGGCCGCCGTCGACGGCATCTCGCTGGTGGCCGGGGTGCGTTCGGCCCAGGCGGGCGTCCGCACGATCGTGCTCGCGGAGAAGGACGACCCGCGCCGGGCCGCCCTCGCGCTGCAGGCCGGGGCCTGCGGCTGGGTCGCCAAGGACTGTTCGCTGCAGCGGCTGCTGGCGGTGATCCGGGGCGTCCTGCGCGACGAGACGCATCTGCCGCCCGCGCTGCTCACCGGCGTCCTGCGGGAGTTGACGGCGGCCCGCAAGCACCGCACCGAGAGCGAGCAGTTGGTGGAGTCGCTGACCCCGCGCGAGCGCGAGGTGCTGCGCTGCATGGTGGCCGGCCTCGGCCGCAAGGCGGTCGCCGAGCGGCTGTTCCTCTCCCCGCACACGGTCCGCACGCACATGCAGAACGTGCTGGGGAAACTGGGCGTGCACTCCACGCTCGCGGCGGTCGCGCTGGCCCGCCGAGCGGGCGTCGGACCGGCCGAGCTAGCCGGGGACGTTGTCGAACGGGGCGGTCAGCTGGCGTAG
- a CDS encoding MarR family winged helix-turn-helix transcriptional regulator has product MEDEVDRLVAAWRRERPDLDVEPLEVLSRVSRLARHLDRARRLAFSEHNLEPWEFDVLTSLRRAGSPYQLSPGQLLTQTLVTSGTMTNRIDRLAKKGLVERLPDPSDRRGVLVRLTTEGRDRADQALAGLLAQERAILAQLSRAERGDLAGLLRQLTAPFDNVPG; this is encoded by the coding sequence ATGGAGGACGAGGTCGACCGTCTGGTCGCTGCATGGCGCCGCGAGCGCCCGGACCTCGACGTGGAACCGCTCGAGGTGCTCAGCCGCGTCTCACGGCTCGCCCGCCACCTCGACCGGGCCCGTCGGCTCGCCTTCTCCGAGCACAACCTGGAGCCCTGGGAGTTCGACGTCCTGACGTCGCTGCGCCGCGCCGGCTCCCCGTACCAGCTCTCCCCTGGCCAGCTGCTCACCCAGACGCTGGTCACCTCGGGCACGATGACCAACCGGATCGACCGGCTCGCCAAGAAGGGCCTCGTCGAGCGGCTCCCGGACCCCAGCGACCGGCGCGGCGTCCTCGTCCGGCTGACCACCGAGGGCCGCGACCGCGCCGACCAGGCGCTGGCCGGACTGCTGGCCCAGGAGCGCGCCATCCTCGCCCAGCTCTCGCGCGCCGAGCGCGGCGATCTGGCCGGCCTGCTACGCCAGCTGACCGCCCCGTTCGACAACGTCCCCGGCTAG
- a CDS encoding trans-aconitate 2-methyltransferase, translating to MRSAPIWDPQQYLRHSGHRTRPFLDLLARVPELPNGPHPARIADVGCGAGNVTVLLADRWPDARITGLDLSPEMLRQAEKDFAGPTPGGGSLDFRTADAADWTPDEPYDLIVSNAALQWVPGHAESFAAWIAGLAPGGVFAFQVPNNFDAPSHTLLAELRDSPRWRARLGAPSRATDVLAPAEYLNRLVDLGCETDVWETTYLQLLTGDDPVLDWVKGTALRPVLTALEGDEEAADAFLAEYRDRLREAYPAGPHGTVFPFRRLFAVARKEI from the coding sequence ATGCGTTCCGCGCCGATCTGGGATCCGCAGCAGTACCTCCGCCACTCCGGACACCGCACCCGCCCGTTCCTCGACCTGCTCGCTCGCGTCCCCGAGCTGCCGAACGGCCCGCACCCGGCCCGCATCGCCGACGTGGGCTGCGGCGCCGGCAACGTCACCGTCCTGCTCGCCGACCGCTGGCCCGACGCCCGCATCACCGGCCTCGACCTCTCGCCGGAGATGCTGCGGCAGGCCGAGAAGGACTTCGCCGGACCCACCCCGGGCGGCGGCTCGCTCGACTTCCGCACCGCCGACGCCGCGGACTGGACGCCGGACGAGCCGTACGACCTGATCGTCTCCAACGCCGCACTCCAGTGGGTGCCCGGCCACGCCGAGTCCTTCGCCGCCTGGATCGCCGGCCTCGCCCCCGGCGGCGTGTTCGCCTTCCAGGTGCCGAACAACTTCGACGCGCCCAGCCACACCCTGCTCGCCGAGCTGCGCGACTCCCCGCGGTGGCGGGCCCGCCTCGGCGCGCCGAGCCGCGCCACGGACGTCCTCGCCCCGGCCGAGTACCTGAACCGGCTCGTCGATCTCGGCTGCGAGACCGACGTCTGGGAGACCACCTACCTGCAGCTGCTCACCGGCGACGACCCCGTCCTCGACTGGGTCAAGGGCACCGCCCTGCGGCCCGTGCTCACCGCCCTGGAGGGCGACGAGGAGGCCGCCGACGCCTTCCTCGCCGAGTACCGGGACCGGCTCCGCGAGGCCTACCCGGCCGGCCCGCACGGCACCGTCTTCCCGTTCCGCCGGCTGTTCGCCGTCGCCCGCAAGGAGATCTGA